The genomic DNA CTCGCAGGCCGTCTTCCAGTCTCCGGGATCGTGGCCTTCGTCCTCCAGCTTCTTGACGCGCTGCTTGAAGAAGGGGTAGTCGTTGTCCTTGTTGAACGTGACGCAGGGGCTGAATACGTCGATCAAAGCAAAGCCGCGATGCTGGACGGCCTGTTCGATGAGCCCGGTCAAATGGCGGGCGTCGCCGCTGAAAGCCCGGGCCACGAAGGTCGCGCCGTTCATGATCGCCGCCGTGATGGGGTTCACCGGCGCTTCCACGCTACCGAAGGGCGTGCTCTTGGTCCGCATGTCGATGCTGCTGGTAGGGGACACCTGTCCCGTGGTCAAACCATAGATCTGGTTGTCCATGACGATATAGGTCAGGTCGACGTTGCGCCTCGCCGTGTGCGTGAAGTGGTTCCCGCCGATCCCGTAGCCGTCACCGTCTCCCCCCGTGACGAACACGGTGAGTTCGTGGTTCGCCATCTGCGCGCCCGTGGCCACGGCCAGGGCACGTCCGTGCAGCGTATGCATGCCGTAGGAGTTGAAGAACCCCGGGAAATTCGAGGAACAGCCGATCCCGCTGATCGTGAGGATCTCATGGGGCCGGAGACCCAGGTTCACACAGGCCCGCTGCAGGCTGCTCAGCACGCCGAAATCACCACATCCCGGGCACCAGTCCGGATCCACCTTGCCCTTGAAGTCCTTCGTTTTCAATGGCGCTACCGGTTTCGCTTCCACTTCCTCGCGTGGTAAAGTTTCCACTGACATGTTGAAGACTCCTTAGACGATGACTTCTTGATAGGGCACGAAGATGTCCGTCGTTCCGGCCAGCAGCTCCCGGACGCCGTCCACGATATGATGGGGCATGAACGGCTCGCCGTCGTACTTCCGGATGTGGCCGTCGGCCGAAAGCCCGGTCTCGCTGCGCAGGTACCGGTGGAACTGGCCGGAATAATTGTTTTCCACGATCACGGTCTTTTTCGCGTTGTCGAAAACTTCCTGGATGGCGTCCACGTGCAGGGGGACGATCCACTTGATCGGCAGGTGGTTTACGGCGACGCCATCGCGGTGCAGGATTTCCACCGCCTCCCTGATCACGCCGAGGGTCGATCCCCAGCCAATGAGCGTGATCTCGGCATCTTCGGCGCTCGAACCCGAGAGCGCCGGCGGGTCGATGCGCTCCGCGACGTTCTTGAACTTGCGGGCCCGCTTTTCCACCATCTTGCGCCGCTTGTGGGGATTGGTGAATTCGTCGCTGACCAGGACGCCGTCTTCATCGTGTTCGTCGGTGGCCACCACGTGGGCGTATCCTTCCACACCCGGCAGCGCGCGGGGAGAAATCCCGCTTTCCGTGTTCTCGTATCGAAGGTAACCGTTGCTCGGCGCGCCGATGAGGCCGTGCCCGTTGGAAAGCTGCGAACCCGTCGGGATGTCGCTCGCGCCGTTACCGGACTCGGTGATCAAGTCGCCCCGGTCTATTCCGGGTTGCATGTCGATGGCGTCCGGATCGACGCTGAAGGTGCCTTCGGAGATCAGCAGATCGGATATCACGATGCCCGGGCACTGGAATCGATCCACCAGGTTAAACAGTTCGGGTACGGTATTGAAGGCGTCCAGCGCATCGGTCGGCGCCACGATGAACCGCTCGAAATCGCCCTGGCTCGCGCCGAGAATCTGCCAGAGATCGCCCTGCTCCGTCTTGGTCGGCACGCCCGTGGATGGACCGGCGCGCTGCACGTCGATGAAGACGACCGGGATTTCCATCATGGCCGCGCTGCCCACGGCCTCGGTCATCAAAGCGAAACCGCCGCCCGACGTGGCGCACATGGACCGGCAGCCCACGTGGGCTGCGCCGATGGCCATGTTGGCCACGCCGATCTCGTCTTCGACCTGGCGCACCATGATGCCCAGTTCCCGCGCGTTTTGCGCCATCCAGTGGAGGACACCCGTGGAGGGACTCATGGGATAGGCGCAGTAGAACTTGACCCCGGCGGACGCGCCGCCCATGGCCAGCGCGTCGTTACCCGTCCATACGGCAAGCGGCTTGCCGCCGGAGGGCAGGGACTGCGTGAAGGGTTCGAAGTGCGCCGCTGCGTAGTCGTATCCCGCGCGGGCCACGCCCACGTTCTCGTCGACCACTTCCTGCCCCTTGCGCTGAAACTGCATGGTGATGATGTCTTCCAGGATCTGGAAGTCCACGTCGAGCAGGTAGAGGATCGTCCCGAGCGCCACGGTGTTCTGCACGAGCTTGTTGCGGTTGTTGTCGGTCAGTTCGTTGATGGGCAGCGGGCAGAGGTGCACGCCGTCTTCCGGCGTACCGGGTGTGATGGTGTCGCTGTTGTAGAGGACCCTCGTACCGGGTCCCATGAGGCCCAGGTGCCGGTCCATCGTATCCTGGTTCAGGCAGACCAGCAGGTCGAGCTTATCGCCGTGGTTGTGGACCGGATGATCGCTGATCCTCATCGTGAGGAAGATATGACCGCCCCGGATGATCGACTGGTAGGCATTGTAGGCGTTGAGATGCAGTCCGCGGCGAATGAATATCCGGGCGAGTACGTTGCCCGGTGTGGCGATACCCTGGCCCGCGGCGCCGCCTATGGCAATGGCAAAGTCGAATTGGTCAGAACTCATCGGATTCTCCTGTCTGTACATCACGGACAAGCTGATCTGCCGACGTGCGTACGCGTTTCTGTCAAGGTAGTACACAGCATAGTGGGAACCAACAAAATACACAGTCCCCGGAGGGGTGTCAACCATTCTGTTCTTTTGTAGACGGAGGCGGCCCGTTCGGCTTTCGCGGGAGATAAAGGTACGGCTTTCCGGCCGGGGGCCTGTGTTTTGATCCCTTCATATCTGCGACGGAACCCAAAAATCCTGTGCCCCTGGAAGACCGGTTGACGCTATCGTAATTACAGGATAATTATAGTAGGACAGATATCTAATTGAACACGAACAGCGGGGGGTCCGGTTTGAACGGCGCCGATATCGTAAGCCGGTACGAAGAAGACGGCTATGTCGTCCTGCCCGGGGTCATCGACGGCGGCCTGACCGCCGAGGCCCAGGGCCATGTCGAGTGGATGGGAGAGAAGTACCCCGACGTCCGGCCGGAGCAGTACCATCACCACCTCATCGTGGACGATCCGTTCTGGATCCGCCTCTGCACCGATCCCCGGCTCATCGACGTCATCGAACCCTTTCTGGGGCCCGACATCGCGCTCTTCGCAGCCCATTACATCAGCAAACCGCCCGGTGACGGGCAGCCGGTGCTGTGGCACCAGGACGGGAACTACTGGCCGCTGGAACCCATGGAAGTCATTACCATCTGGCTGGCCGTGGACGACTCGACCCCGGAGAACGGCTGCATGCGGGTCATCCCCGGCAGCCACAGAGGCCAGAATCTGTACCGGCACCGTAGAACCGAAGGGGACAACGTATTGAGTTCGGAACTGGATGTGAAGGTGGATGAATCCGAGGCGGTCGATGTCGTCGTGCCGGCGGGCGGCGTATCCCTGCACGATCCCTACCTGATACACGGTTCGAAGGCCAACCTGTCCGACCGGCGCCGGTGCGGACTGACCCTCCGGTATATACCCACGACCACGCGCATCAAGCGCGAGAACTTCCCCGCCTACCTGTGCCGGGGCAAGGCCGCGGACGGAATCAACCACTATCCTCCGCTCCCCCGGTTCCGGCCCGGCGATCACTACCCGTTCAAGGGCTGCGACCGGCCGCCCTGGATCTGACGGCCTGGAACTGAGGCCGTGCTCGCGCTTGCGGCCGACCCGGCACTTGCGGCCGCGCTCAGATGATCCCCATGTCCCTCAGTTCCCGCCTGACCGCGTACATGGCGCCTTCGGTCGCGAGGACCCACAGGCGGTCACCCGGGGTGAGCCGCCGCATGATGTCGTGAAACACGTCGCTGACGTCCACGGCCGATACCATGTCCTCCGCGTCCATCTGCTCGTCCATCAGGGCCAGGTGCGCGCCGCCCGCGCCGGCCACGTGCACGG from Gemmatimonadota bacterium includes the following:
- a CDS encoding phytanoyl-CoA dioxygenase family protein, encoding MNGADIVSRYEEDGYVVLPGVIDGGLTAEAQGHVEWMGEKYPDVRPEQYHHHLIVDDPFWIRLCTDPRLIDVIEPFLGPDIALFAAHYISKPPGDGQPVLWHQDGNYWPLEPMEVITIWLAVDDSTPENGCMRVIPGSHRGQNLYRHRRTEGDNVLSSELDVKVDESEAVDVVVPAGGVSLHDPYLIHGSKANLSDRRRCGLTLRYIPTTTRIKRENFPAYLCRGKAADGINHYPPLPRFRPGDHYPFKGCDRPPWI
- a CDS encoding 2-oxoacid:acceptor oxidoreductase subunit alpha encodes the protein MSSDQFDFAIAIGGAAGQGIATPGNVLARIFIRRGLHLNAYNAYQSIIRGGHIFLTMRISDHPVHNHGDKLDLLVCLNQDTMDRHLGLMGPGTRVLYNSDTITPGTPEDGVHLCPLPINELTDNNRNKLVQNTVALGTILYLLDVDFQILEDIITMQFQRKGQEVVDENVGVARAGYDYAAAHFEPFTQSLPSGGKPLAVWTGNDALAMGGASAGVKFYCAYPMSPSTGVLHWMAQNARELGIMVRQVEDEIGVANMAIGAAHVGCRSMCATSGGGFALMTEAVGSAAMMEIPVVFIDVQRAGPSTGVPTKTEQGDLWQILGASQGDFERFIVAPTDALDAFNTVPELFNLVDRFQCPGIVISDLLISEGTFSVDPDAIDMQPGIDRGDLITESGNGASDIPTGSQLSNGHGLIGAPSNGYLRYENTESGISPRALPGVEGYAHVVATDEHDEDGVLVSDEFTNPHKRRKMVEKRARKFKNVAERIDPPALSGSSAEDAEITLIGWGSTLGVIREAVEILHRDGVAVNHLPIKWIVPLHVDAIQEVFDNAKKTVIVENNYSGQFHRYLRSETGLSADGHIRKYDGEPFMPHHIVDGVRELLAGTTDIFVPYQEVIV
- a CDS encoding 2-oxoacid ferredoxin oxidoreductase, which encodes MSVETLPREEVEAKPVAPLKTKDFKGKVDPDWCPGCGDFGVLSSLQRACVNLGLRPHEILTISGIGCSSNFPGFFNSYGMHTLHGRALAVATGAQMANHELTVFVTGGDGDGYGIGGNHFTHTARRNVDLTYIVMDNQIYGLTTGQVSPTSSIDMRTKSTPFGSVEAPVNPITAAIMNGATFVARAFSGDARHLTGLIEQAVQHRGFALIDVFSPCVTFNKDNDYPFFKQRVKKLEDEGHDPGDWKTACE